From the genome of Mucilaginibacter paludis DSM 18603:
CACGTAATTAAATAATGACTGCCTTTATTCTATTACAAGATATAATAAAAACAGGGGTTATTCTATTACAAAAAAGGTGTAAATTTGCCCTTATTCTGTTACATTAAGTGCGGATTTTGGAATATGGCTTTTAAAAGAAGTATAGAAGATTATCTTAATCGCTGGAAATTAAGCACTGCGCGTAAGCCGCTTATCATAAGAGGCGCACGGCAGGTTGGCAAAACTACGTTAATACGGGATTTTGCCCAAACCTACGCACATGCTATTGTGCTCAACTTAGAAAAGCCAGCAGACCGCCGTTACTTTGACGATTTTGATGATGTGCAAACCATTTTTGAAGCTTTATTTTTAGCACATAATATTCCTTCATCGGCGATCACAAATACTCTTTTATTTATCGATGAAATACAGGAGAGCCCCAAGGCCATCCAGTTGTTACGCTATTTTTATGAAGAAATACCTGCGCTTCATGTCATCAGCGCAGGTTCATTGTTGGAGTTTGCCATGCAGAAAGTGCATAGCTTCCCTGTAGGTCGTGTGGAATTTTTATATCTCCATCCGCTTAATTTTCAGGAATACCTGGAAGCCACCGGAAAGCAGGCGTTGCTGCAACAATTACGACAGGTCCCGGTGAAAGCTTTTGCCCATCAAACGTTAATGGATGCCTTTCATCGCTATGCGATTATCGGAGGTATGCCCGAAGTAATCAAAACAGACGTTGAGAAACATAGCCTTTCAGATTTACGGATTATCTATGAAAGCATTTGGGGTACTTACAAAAATGATGTAGAAAAATACACATCCAACGAGACTGAAAGGAAAATCATTAAACATTTAATGGATACTGCACCGCTGTACTTGGACGAACGTGTAAAATTTCAAGGCTTCGGAAATTCCAATTATAGGTCACGAGAAGTAGGAGAAGCGTTCAGAACCCTGGACGAGGCAAAGATCGTGCGTTTGATCTACCCAACTACAGACCTGCACCCGCCATTGAAGGCTGATTTGAAGAAAGCGCCGCGTTTACAATTCTTAGATACTGGCCTGGTCAATTATTCTTTAGGCATTCAAGCCGAAATGCTGGCAATGGATGATTTAAACAGTGCTTATAAGGGGGCTGTGATACCCCATTTGGTAACGCAGGAACTGATCTCCATCCAAAGTATTTCAGCTCAAACACCGAATTTTTGGGTAAGAGAAAAAGCGCAGTCAAACGCTGAAGTTGATTTATTGTGCGCTTACGGCAAGTTGGTTATTCCCATAGAAATAAAATCGGGCAGTACAGGTAGTTTAAAATCACTCCATCAGTTCATTGAAGCCTCTGATCACCCATATGCTATTCGGATGTACGCAGGAGCGTTCAAAGTAGAGCAAGCTATTACGCCTAATAAAAAACCTTATTTGTTGATGAATCTTCCTTACTATGCCGGCACTGCACTACTCCAATATATTGAATGGTTTTTACAACAGAGACTTGAGACAGACATTTCAGAGTAATCTATAGGCACTTGCCCTCATAGATTTGGTAATTTACCGGCTCTGTAAACTCAGAAGATCGATTCCTTTGAGGTGCTTATCTTTAGTGTTTGGTATTACTCAATAGTCCCAATTCATGAAAATTGTTTTTCTCGTTTAAGCACTAATCATTTTCCACGGGGTCTATTTTTACCACCTGAGTTTCTTTCTTGTTGGAAATGCTACCGTTTTTATTGATTTTGTTAGTCCTTCTTAATGTTAATCTCGCAATATCATATACAGGCACCTCTTTGGGGATAAGATCAATGATATCACACTCAAATACCTTCGATAAAAGTTTCATAAAGGGGCTCTTTACTGCGAACGATAAGACCTTTCTTTTTTTCGAGCCAGTAAGAATATCTGGTTCTTAAAAAAACCGACCAATGAGGGACGGTTGAGAATCAGTCCTTTAGGGTGTGTTCGGTTTTTTGCATACCAAAATAGTATCTCGCTCCACTTCGTCACTCATGCTCCTCGTGCTACCCAGCTGTTTAGCTGCTGATAATATATGCTGTTCAATTGTCTGGTTGTGTTGCTATAGGCAAAGCCCGCAGCACTGTTTCAATTAATTTTTTCAAGATTATCCGGCCAATAAATAAGGCTCCCTTTTGCCGGGTGAAAAGATGGTTGATAACGGATATATCCATACTCATCCAGCTCCCTAATACACTTATGATAAGTCGCAATGGATACGATTTTGGCATAAGCCATCACCGTTTTACGGGTGATGGCAAAAGGACTGGCGAAGCCGCTCCGCTGCCAAAAAATAAATAAGCCCGTGAATAAGCTGACATGAGTCGCCAGTACCCGTTTATCGCTTCCCATGCGTTTGATCAGGTCGTTATAGCTTGCTAATTTTTTTGAGATAATCATTTTCCGTTACCCTCCAAAACCTTGTTAATGTCTTCCAACTTGTAATACATGATGCTGCCAATCTTGGTAAAGCGTAGAGTACCGTTGATGCGCAGGTTCTGTAAGGTGCCGGGTGATATATTCAGCATCTTTCTGACTTCGCAGCTTTTTTGGAGATTCTGGAGTGCTTGACCAGGCCATTCCGCAGGCTTTAGAGCACCCATTTGTGTAATCGTTTTTTATAAAATACGTTTATAATCAATGATCTGATATGAGTGTCGCGGAATCAGCTTTCTACTTTTCCGGAACGAGGTGTCAATGGATCCGGAATATCCACTATCGGGACCTGATACTCACGGTGGAAAGCCATGAACAGCAGCGGCGTGAAATTGGCTACGATGGCCTGCGTGACAAAGCCGAGGTAACAGGACCGCTTGATGATGCTGTAGTCTTGGGAAGGTCTCATTATCGCTTCAGCCAATGTTTCCCCAGCCAGTTGCGTACCGGCTCGTCATAGAGCTTCAAACATGCCCATGCTACGCCCAAGCACATAATGAAAGTGGTGATACCGACGAAAACATGGGTGCTGACAGGCGAATCCATGTGATTCTCGGCCCAGCTCATGTGCATGTACATAATGGGATAATGGGTGATGTAGAGGGGGAAGGAGAGCTGTCCGACGACAGTGCAGATACGGGTGGCACGACGCCCCTGCAGGCGGCTGCCAGCGCCAATAGAGAGGATGAGGGGAAAGAGCAGCAGGATGGCACAGAGCTCGTAGATACCCTCGTAAAGTGGGCTGATGTCGGTGAGCATAGGAGTAGAAACCATGGTAATGATAAGGAGCGATGCGGCCCAGAAGCCACCTTTGATAGAGATAAAACGATTGATGCGCGAGAGCAGCAGCCCCATGGTGAATGGGAACATAAGGCGCACCATGGCACGATAGACGTGCTCAGGATCGAAGATGAAGCCGCCATTGATGGTGTATTGGTAACCTTTGTCCACCAGATTGCCCCACAGATTGAGTTGCAAGCACAGATCGGCCGATAGTAGGGCACAGAAGGCCACGATGATACCCAGCTGCACCTTATTTACGCGACGCAAGAAGAAGGCATAGAGGACATTGGCTACATATTCGTAAATAAGGGTCCAAATAGGACCATTGATACTGGTGAGCTCGCCCCAACCACGGATGTCCATCGACTTGGGCAGCGGAATCATGCAGATGAGAAGCAATGCCTCGAGCATCAACATATACCAGGGGGCAGAATCAACTGCATTGAAGGTGGGACCACCCGAATAATAGAAGAAGCAGATGCCAATGAGCACACCCATGATGGCCATAGGCTGCAGACGGGTGAGGCGGCGCTTGAAGAAGCCCCAGGTGGTCATCTTGTCCCAACGGTCATCGTAGGCATAACCGAGCACAAGGCCACTGAGCGCAAAAAAGAAATCCACCGACATGAAGCCGTGGGGCATCACCCAACGAGAGATCTCAGAGGGATAACACTCCATCATGTGAAACATCACAACACCCAGAGCCGCAACGCCTCTGAGTCCGTCCAGAATCTCGTAACGTGGTTTGGATTCCTGATAGGTATTGGTTTGCTGATACATTTTGTAGAAATAATTAAGAAAGATGATCGTACTTTTTTTGGGTGCAAAAAAATGACATCTTTCGTAATGGACAATAGTTATTTATAACCATTCAGAGCAGCCCCATGGCTCGAGCCACACGACAAGCCTCGATGGCATGATCCACGTTGAGTTTCTCCAGTATGTTCTGGCGATGACGATTCACAGTGTTGATGCTGATGGACAAGAGGTCGGCAATCTCCTTCGAGAGCTTGCCCTGGTCGATGAGTCGGAGCACTTCGCACTCACGGGTAGAGAGCACATGAGCGTAATCCTGATTCGTCAGCACACGTCTCTCACCTGTGCGGGTATTGATTATTTTGGCCTGATGCTGCTCCTCTCGGGCCAAAGTATAGACACATGCCATGAGGCGGAAACTTCCGTTCGACGAGGCTTCCATCGGGAAAATACGGTGTTCGACGACACGGTAGTTGCCCTCCTTGTCACGCAGTCGCATATAGTCGCTGAGGTAGAAATCGCGACGACGGGCGATGGGTATTGGCTTGAGCAGATGGACAAAAGCGAGTTCGTCGGCATGACGCTGAACTAAATCGTCGGCATCAGCTCGATTGAAAATGAAGTCTTCGTAGAGCGAAGGAATTATATCCTGGCGCTCTTCGACGGTCAAACCGAGTTCGTCGGCCAGCCCACCGAAATAGCAGTAACTGCAATTGAGCTTGTTGTCACCCATCGAGACAATAGCATTCTCGGTGAACGCATACACGCGGGCCAGCGATCGGCACTCGGCTATCTGGCTGGCTTCGCCCTCATCCTCAGCGAAGGGCTGAGACATATACATATTGTTGATCTTTTTGAAATCATTGTCCATTATTCCTCCTTGGTCATGGGGATATTAGTATGAATCGTAATCTCTCATGCTGCAAAGATAACGTATTCAAGTCTCGCAAGTAAAATTTAGGCCGCCTTTGCTAATACTAGTCTATCAAAGTTGATATAATGTTTGAACGTCTCGCTTTTGTTAATCAATGCATCAAGAACGTGTTCGTCGTCTGTATCAAAAGCCACACTTAGGGTATTTGGCAAACAATTGTTTAGGTTGGCGTTGATTTTTACTGTCGTTCCCAATTTTTGCTGTAAACCATGTAGGAGTTTATCACGAAGGGTTGAAAGGTGAATGCTGTTCGCTGAAAGGTTTTGCTGTGCTAATTCACACGCTTTTCCAAGCCCAACAATGTAGGGAACATTTTCTGTTCCCGGACGAATTCCCTTTTCCTGACTTGCTCCATGTATTAAATTTTCAATTTTTGTACCCTGCGTGTGTACGAACTAATGCAAACTGATATACAGGAAGGGTCAACTGCCTCCGACGACTTAGAGGTGATTAGTATTCTTATTAAAGAATATGAGTTAGTGTATCATCCCATACCGTCTCCAAATCCGTTAGAGGCCATTAAATTCAGACTGGATCAAATGGGGATTTCTGAAAAAGAGTTGGGCGATATTTTGGGGTACCGCTCCCGCAAATCTGAGATTCTTTCCGGAAAGAGAAAATTGAGCTTAGCCATGATTAGAAAATTGAACGAAGTTTTACATATCTCTGCACTGGTTTTAATACAAGCTTACTAATACTAACGAAGCAAATTTCCGGAAGGTTAGCAGACAACTAAGGAAAAGCTTGAAACAAACTGCGAAAGAAATAAAACATACACCCCTAATAAATTGAAAAGCCAGGCCTTGCTTGGTTTTTTTTTGTGGGCCACTCCTGTCTGCTATAGCTTACAAACCTTTCACCGTAAACAACAAAACACCGGAACAGCGAGGGAATGTGCGCCGGGGTTCGGTAGGGCACAAATGCGGGCGGGGCAATAGACTGGTTTGGTAATTTACCAGCTCTGTAAGTTCAGAAGATCGATTTCTTTGAAGTGCTTATCCTTTGTGTGCAGTTTAAGATCGTATTGTTGGGCAACTGCCGCTATCCATATATCGTTTTCAGGTATCGGTTTGCCTTTTTGCAACAAGGCTGTTTTGATCTGTGCATAATGATTGGCAGTTTCTTTGTCGGCGATCAATACATTGCATCTTTTGAGAAAAGCATTGATCTGTTTGATGTGTTTGTTTGGGTTGGCAGATCGGTAGGCACCCAGGTAGAGTTCTCCTAATACAGCAAAGGGAATATTTATATCGTCTTCCAGGCTTTCAAGAAACGCTGTGATAGCAACATCGCCTTTAAATAATTCGATAACGATATTAGTGTCCAGCAGATTATTTCCAGTCATCGGGATGGATTGTTTCACAGGACTCAGCTATGATACGCTCTATTTCTTCCGCTTCGTCCTTAGACCATATTCCCGAAAACTCTTTTAGATTTGGAGTGTTTTTTGTGCCTGTATCTTTCGCTGATCTCTTTAACAAGTTCTCCAAAGCCGATAAAGTAGCCTCACTTTTTACTTTGAGCATTTCTTCAATCAAATGTAATTTACGTGTTTCTATCTGCATGGATGTAGAAATTAGTGTTCATACAAATTTAAAGAATATTTTATCAATAACCATAAAGCAAAAAGAAGGACTGTTTTTTTTGTAAGTGCGAGCTGCCATTTATTTGCTTTTTTTGATTTGTTGCTTCGCTAACTTTTTATCCTCTAACTCCTTTTTTGCTTTGTTTTCCAAATATATCTCGATAGGTGATGGATTATCATCCCATTCGGTCGGCTCTAATAATGCACGAATGTCTATATGGCCCAATTCAGCAATTTTTGATAGGCTTTTTAGGGAGGGTTGAGTAGCGTTTCTACACCAACGTGAAACGGTGTCGTTTGTGACTTTTAAAAGTTTAGCTAATTCTAATTGATCAAGGCCCACCTCATCTAAAAATATACTTATTCGATTAATCCTGTTTTTCCTCTTTTTCATTGCTGACAGCAAATATACTGAAGTATAAATAATTGAAAATCAGTAATTTATATACATATTAAATCTTAAATTAGATTTAATATGTATAATTATTTGCTTTTAAAATCTAATTTTAATAAATTTGAATAGATGTAAAAAATCTATTAATTTAATTTAAAAGACTGTTATTATATAAATAAGGTATATTTTAATTATTACGAGCCTCGCGGTCGAAAACTGGTAATTATCGTGCGATGGTAAGTATTGCGCCAAAGATCTATCTTTGCAGTCCCTTTCCTTTTGGGAGGGGGGCTGGCGCTTGCTTATTTTATTGTACGATAGTCGTTCCGAAAGGGATGATGAAGCTGAAACTTTAAATTTATTAAAGTGTAGGCGGGTTCAACCAGTACCCCGACTGCAATAAGATGCAAGTGTCCAGCCCCCCTTTTTAAGGTTGGATGCTTATTTCTTAGTAGGGCTCATTATTTGTACAGGTAATAATGAGCGGAAAACAACAAATAGACAGTCCGGTTGATATGGAATCCCTGAGGGGATTAATTGGTGAATTTTTCCCTGAATTAAACGGTTCGGCATCGGATGACATCCTTTGGCCTTGGTTTGTTTTTGCCATTGCTGGTAACGGCCAACCCATTAAGAACCTTCAGGTGGACGAACTCGCCAAATTTTCCGATCAGTTAACAAAGTTAGTAGCCGCAGTCCACCAGTGGGGCCGCATGCAGCAACTGGCAGCAAACAGCCAGGAGGAAAATCGCCATGCATAGCCACGCGGTACAAACCTGGCTGCTACTTATCTGCCCGCCCGAGTGAAAGCGTTTTGATTTCCCCCGACAGTCGCCGTCCTAAAAAGCGGCGCTGTTTTTTGCGTCATTAAATCATTATAACTAACGCCCTCATTTCATGAAAAAAATAACGATTTACATCGTCTTGGCCGCGCTTTGTTTAAATTTTAACGTACTGGCCCAAGACAAAACACCCAATATAGCCGCCTTAAAAATAGGCGACAAAGTACCTGATATTACCATTAACAATATTATCAACTACAAAGACAACGGAGGCAAATCTACTACTACCGCCAAAATATCTGATTTCAAAGGCAAACTACTCATACTCGACTTTTGGGCTACATGGTGCAGTTCCTGCATTGTAAACTTCCCTAAAATTGAAGACCTGGAAAAGGAGTTTGGGTCGAAACTGCAAATCCTTGCAGTAACCAATCAGAATAGAAATACTATCAATAAGTTCTTTGCATCAGAAGCAGGGCATAAATATCATATTACTTCTGCTGTCAACGATACTTTGTTGGCTAAGCTTTTTCCGCACCGTCTTATTCCTCATTGTGTCTGGATCAGTCAAGACGGCCATGTTATTGCAATTACTTCTGCCGAGGATGTAAATAAGGTAAATCTTACTAAAGCGATTTCAAATATAGAAAGCCATCTTACCGTTAAGAAGGACTTAGAGGAAAGCCGTCCCTTATTCCTATCAGAAAACTATCCGTTCGATAGCAAATTAATTTACTATTCCATATTCTCCAAAGGTGCCTACAGCGGCTTGGGAAGTGGAACACAATTTCGGAAAAGCAATGGTATTGTATACGGAAGAGCATTTACCAATGAGGTTTTGATCAATATTTATCTGGCTGCAGCCAGGGGATTATTTGAACAGCTAAAGGATAGCTATAATAGTAAGCGGTTACTATTAAATGTTGCTGATACCACTAAGGTTTTATTGACAAAAGGTGAGTATGGTATATTCAAAACAGATAACCAATATAATTTCGACCTGATCGTCCCCATTGCACAGACAGACTCATTATATACCCGAATGTTGCGTGACCTGAATCGCTATACTGATTACTTTGGGCGCATAGAGAAGAGGGATGTACAATGTCTGGTACTCAAAAGAACCAGTGGTGTTGATAAACTAAAATCGAAAGGCGGTAAAAATGAAAATACCTTATTTTTCAAAAAACCTGCTCATCTAACCAATTTTCCGATTAACTACCTTATAAAAAGGCTCAACGCTGAAACCAGCATATCGATGCCGGTTATTGATGAAACCAATTATCATCAGATGATAGATATTCAACTATCAGGTTCGCTTGATCTGGATAGCTTGAGAGCAGATTTGAAAAGGTATGATCTCGATTTAGTTAAAGAACGACGCTCCTTAAACATGTTCATCCTTAGTGATAAGCCCTCGTTATCGGCAGATATCAAAGCACGGCCATAACCAATTAATCTACCTTCAATTGCTCTAAAATGAAACAACTGTTACTCACTATACTTATTGGGTTCGCTTTTTATATTTCTTATGCGCAGCAACATGCCCTCAAAGGGACGGTAATTTCCGCTGCGGATAAGCAACCGCTTTCTGGTGCTACTTTAACAATTCAGGAAAGTCGACAAATAGCAACTACAGATAAAAATGGCAATTTTACTATCGCTACGTTACTTCCAAACCTGACGCTTTCGATAAGCTATATTGGTTTTCAAAGTCAGGAAATTAAAGTAAGCCTGCCTGTTACATCCGCTATAATGATTACTTTATTGCCAAAAACAAGCCAGCTATCAGAGGTTACAGTCAGCACCGGCTATCAGACACTTCCTAAAGAACGGGCAACAGGCTCATTTGAACAACTCGATAAAAGAATACTTAGTCAACAAGTAAGCCCCGACATATTAAGCCGTTTACCCGCCATTGCGAATAGCGTTATTGCTGATCGGACTACAGGAGGTTCTAATGGCAGATTAATGATCCGTGGTCTAAGCACCATTCAGGGGCCAAAAGACCCGCTCGTAATCGTGGATAATTTCCCATATGACGGCAATATCAGCAATATCAATCCAAACGATGTAGAAAGTGTCACTATCCTGAAAGACGCAGCAGCAGCTTCAATTTGGGGAGCACAGGCCGGAAATGGTGTAGTTGTTATCACAACGAAAAAAGGCCGCTTTAACCAACCCTTAACCGTAACTTTAAACAGTAACCTGTCCATCAGCAGAAAACCCGATCTGTCTTATATCCCCCAAATATCCTCGTCGGACTTTATTGATGTGGAAGAAATGCTATTTGGCAAAGGCTATTATAAAAGTCAGATCAATTCTTCAAGTCATCCGGCACTTTCCCCTGTAATTGAATTGCTGAACAAAGAAACTAATGGTACGTTATCGGCGGCAGCTGCAAATTCACAGATCAACGCCCTGCGCAATGTGGATGTTCGGAATGATTTTAGTAAATACTTTTACCAGCCTGCGGTAAACCAGCAGTATGCACTGAGCCTGGAGGGAGGAACGAAACAAATGGCATGGACAGCAACGGGTGGCTACGATAAAGACATCAGTAATCTGGACGCAAGATATGACCGTCTAAACCTGCGCTTTCAAAATAAATACCAGGTTTATAAAGATTTACAGATTACGTCCGGGATTTGGTTCACACAGAGCAATACGATAAGCGGAAAACCTGGATACGGTGATATTATCCCCAAAAGCGGCTATTATCTTTATCCTTACGCACAACTGGCCGATGCTAACGGCAATCCAATAGCCCTGACTAAGGACTATGAACAGACCTATTTGTCAACAGCAGGAAACGGTAAATTACTGGACTGGAATTACTATCCGTTAACAGACTATCAGCACGCCACTACTACTACTGGCATTGCAGATGTGGTAGCTAATGCAGGTGTGAACTGCCGTATCTGGAAAGGGTTGAATGCCGATGTGAAATACCAGTTCGAGCGGCAGCAAACAACCACCAAAAGTCTTTGGGATCAGAACAGTTATTTTGCCCGTGATCTGGTCAACCGGTTTACACAGATCAATTCCGCAGGGGTAGTCACCAATAATATTCCGGCAGGCGGAATAACGGATTTAAGTGATGCCACACTGAAAGCGCATGACCTGAGAGGCCAGCTGAATTTTACTCATACCTGGGGTGTAAATGATATTTCCGCGCTTGCGGGTGGTGAATTACGTTCTGCTCATACCATAAGCGACCGGAACCGCTTTTACGGATACAACGATGATCTCCTGACGTATGGCAATGTGAACTATACTACGCAATACCCTAATTTTATCACAGGCAGCAACGCACTGATACCGGATAACCGTGATATCAGTGACCAGATCACAAACTATGTATCGTATTTTGCCAATGCTGCCTATACTTATCGATCCAAATATATTATTTCTGTAAGTGGGCGGCGGGATGCATCTAATTTATTTGGCTTAAATACAAATGACCAGTGGAACCCATTCTGGTCGGCAGGAGCCAGCTGGAACCTTTCGGACGAAAGCTTTTACCATAGCGAATTACTTCCTTATTTGAGATTAAGGGCAACCTATGGCTATAGCGGGAACATTAACCCGGCACTGGTGGCTGCAAATACCATCGCTTATTATTCCGGCACAAGTCCGTATACCTCGAGGCCTTACGCCCGTTTCAGTAACTATTATAATCCTGATCTGAAATGGGAAAACTCCCGGATGATCAATATAGCGGCTGATTTTCATACAAAAGGGAACCGGATCAGTGGT
Proteins encoded in this window:
- a CDS encoding TlpA family protein disulfide reductase; this encodes MKKITIYIVLAALCLNFNVLAQDKTPNIAALKIGDKVPDITINNIINYKDNGGKSTTTAKISDFKGKLLILDFWATWCSSCIVNFPKIEDLEKEFGSKLQILAVTNQNRNTINKFFASEAGHKYHITSAVNDTLLAKLFPHRLIPHCVWISQDGHVIAITSAEDVNKVNLTKAISNIESHLTVKKDLEESRPLFLSENYPFDSKLIYYSIFSKGAYSGLGSGTQFRKSNGIVYGRAFTNEVLINIYLAAARGLFEQLKDSYNSKRLLLNVADTTKVLLTKGEYGIFKTDNQYNFDLIVPIAQTDSLYTRMLRDLNRYTDYFGRIEKRDVQCLVLKRTSGVDKLKSKGGKNENTLFFKKPAHLTNFPINYLIKRLNAETSISMPVIDETNYHQMIDIQLSGSLDLDSLRADLKRYDLDLVKERRSLNMFILSDKPSLSADIKARP
- a CDS encoding aminotransferase class V-fold PLP-dependent enzyme; translation: MENLIHGASQEKGIRPGTENVPYIVGLGKACELAQQNLSANSIHLSTLRDKLLHGLQQKLGTTVKINANLNNCLPNTLSVAFDTDDEHVLDALINKSETFKHYINFDRLVLAKAA
- a CDS encoding helix-turn-helix transcriptional regulator, giving the protein MDNDFKKINNMYMSQPFAEDEGEASQIAECRSLARVYAFTENAIVSMGDNKLNCSYCYFGGLADELGLTVEERQDIIPSLYEDFIFNRADADDLVQRHADELAFVHLLKPIPIARRRDFYLSDYMRLRDKEGNYRVVEHRIFPMEASSNGSFRLMACVYTLAREEQHQAKIINTRTGERRVLTNQDYAHVLSTRECEVLRLIDQGKLSKEIADLLSISINTVNRHRQNILEKLNVDHAIEACRVARAMGLL
- a CDS encoding SusC/RagA family TonB-linked outer membrane protein; the protein is MKQLLLTILIGFAFYISYAQQHALKGTVISAADKQPLSGATLTIQESRQIATTDKNGNFTIATLLPNLTLSISYIGFQSQEIKVSLPVTSAIMITLLPKTSQLSEVTVSTGYQTLPKERATGSFEQLDKRILSQQVSPDILSRLPAIANSVIADRTTGGSNGRLMIRGLSTIQGPKDPLVIVDNFPYDGNISNINPNDVESVTILKDAAAASIWGAQAGNGVVVITTKKGRFNQPLTVTLNSNLSISRKPDLSYIPQISSSDFIDVEEMLFGKGYYKSQINSSSHPALSPVIELLNKETNGTLSAAAANSQINALRNVDVRNDFSKYFYQPAVNQQYALSLEGGTKQMAWTATGGYDKDISNLDARYDRLNLRFQNKYQVYKDLQITSGIWFTQSNTISGKPGYGDIIPKSGYYLYPYAQLADANGNPIALTKDYEQTYLSTAGNGKLLDWNYYPLTDYQHATTTTGIADVVANAGVNCRIWKGLNADVKYQFERQQTTTKSLWDQNSYFARDLVNRFTQINSAGVVTNNIPAGGITDLSDATLKAHDLRGQLNFTHTWGVNDISALAGGELRSAHTISDRNRFYGYNDDLLTYGNVNYTTQYPNFITGSNALIPDNRDISDQITNYVSYFANAAYTYRSKYIISVSGRRDASNLFGLNTNDQWNPFWSAGASWNLSDESFYHSELLPYLRLRATYGYSGNINPALVAANTIAYYSGTSPYTSRPYARFSNYYNPDLKWENSRMINIAADFHTKGNRISGSLEVYQKKGTDLFGTAILDYTAGIGTQIVKNVASMKGKGIDLQLKTINLEQKIKWYTTLNFSYYKDQVVDYYLKSLQGSNFISYNNNVTVSGLKGYPVYGVFAYKSAGLDPQTGDPRGYLNGQVSKDYTAITGSGTQVGDLQYFGSAIPTGFGSVINTFSYGHLTLDFDIVYKLGYYFRKTSINYSSLYSTWLGNSDYANRWQKPGDERTTNVPSMVYPASSARDNFYAGSASLVEKGDHIRLQYINLGYELNKEAWHQLPFKSVQVYLNISNLGIIWRANKSGIDPDYYNSTYPLNNPVTFAFGLKTTF
- a CDS encoding helix-turn-helix domain-containing protein; the protein is MYELMQTDIQEGSTASDDLEVISILIKEYELVYHPIPSPNPLEAIKFRLDQMGISEKELGDILGYRSRKSEILSGKRKLSLAMIRKLNEVLHISALVLIQAY
- a CDS encoding type II toxin-antitoxin system VapC family toxin, with the translated sequence MTGNNLLDTNIVIELFKGDVAITAFLESLEDDINIPFAVLGELYLGAYRSANPNKHIKQINAFLKRCNVLIADKETANHYAQIKTALLQKGKPIPENDIWIAAVAQQYDLKLHTKDKHFKEIDLLNLQSW
- a CDS encoding ATP-binding protein, which encodes MAFKRSIEDYLNRWKLSTARKPLIIRGARQVGKTTLIRDFAQTYAHAIVLNLEKPADRRYFDDFDDVQTIFEALFLAHNIPSSAITNTLLFIDEIQESPKAIQLLRYFYEEIPALHVISAGSLLEFAMQKVHSFPVGRVEFLYLHPLNFQEYLEATGKQALLQQLRQVPVKAFAHQTLMDAFHRYAIIGGMPEVIKTDVEKHSLSDLRIIYESIWGTYKNDVEKYTSNETERKIIKHLMDTAPLYLDERVKFQGFGNSNYRSREVGEAFRTLDEAKIVRLIYPTTDLHPPLKADLKKAPRLQFLDTGLVNYSLGIQAEMLAMDDLNSAYKGAVIPHLVTQELISIQSISAQTPNFWVREKAQSNAEVDLLCAYGKLVIPIEIKSGSTGSLKSLHQFIEASDHPYAIRMYAGAFKVEQAITPNKKPYLLMNLPYYAGTALLQYIEWFLQQRLETDISE
- a CDS encoding helix-turn-helix domain-containing protein → MGALKPAEWPGQALQNLQKSCEVRKMLNISPGTLQNLRINGTLRFTKIGSIMYYKLEDINKVLEGNGK
- a CDS encoding acyltransferase family protein; its protein translation is MYQQTNTYQESKPRYEILDGLRGVAALGVVMFHMMECYPSEISRWVMPHGFMSVDFFFALSGLVLGYAYDDRWDKMTTWGFFKRRLTRLQPMAIMGVLIGICFFYYSGGPTFNAVDSAPWYMLMLEALLLICMIPLPKSMDIRGWGELTSINGPIWTLIYEYVANVLYAFFLRRVNKVQLGIIVAFCALLSADLCLQLNLWGNLVDKGYQYTINGGFIFDPEHVYRAMVRLMFPFTMGLLLSRINRFISIKGGFWAASLLIITMVSTPMLTDISPLYEGIYELCAILLLFPLILSIGAGSRLQGRRATRICTVVGQLSFPLYITHYPIMYMHMSWAENHMDSPVSTHVFVGITTFIMCLGVAWACLKLYDEPVRNWLGKHWLKR
- a CDS encoding helix-turn-helix domain-containing protein — encoded protein: MKKRKNRINRISIFLDEVGLDQLELAKLLKVTNDTVSRWCRNATQPSLKSLSKIAELGHIDIRALLEPTEWDDNPSPIEIYLENKAKKELEDKKLAKQQIKKSK